In Triticum urartu cultivar G1812 chromosome 6, Tu2.1, whole genome shotgun sequence, the following proteins share a genomic window:
- the LOC125513653 gene encoding uncharacterized protein LOC125513653 — protein sequence MLNSPCSGSSMQIDGHIDWLHTNPTYERQTMDVHGVFNMSQAQGAHIQENFLPRTLSSVQMKEASSEKKRRRMREQYDQMTPEEKEVVLQRKRVHKMGKRHASSEQSYIAEPTGCHGNGEESYDAGILEPMEPPAEVDECLHDTQDGQPVYDDDDDECRIFTGQGHEFESYRVTPNVSQQAFAADDPYDYVYKNLPITN from the exons ATGCTAAACTCGCCATGCAGTGGGTCATCTATGCAGATAGATGGTCATATTGATTGGCTGCACACAAATCCCACTTACGAACGACAAACGATGGATGTTCATGGGGTATTTAACATGTCACAAGCTCAAGGAGCGCACATACAAGAAAACTTTCTGCCTCGAACACTTAGCTCTGTTCAAATGAAAG AGGCATCTTCTGAGAAGAAACGGCGTCGCATGAGAGAACAATATGATCAAATGACGCCGGAAGAAAAAGAAGTTGTCTTGCAGAGGAAACGTGTGCATAAGATGGGAAAACGCCATGCATCATCTGAACAGTCCTACATTGCTGAGCCAACAG GTTGCCACGGCAATGGTGAAGAATCCTATGATGCTGGAATATTAGAGCCTATGGAGCCCCCTGCCGAAGTGGACG AATGCTTGCACGACACACAGGATGGGCAACCAGtgtatgatgatgatgatgatgaatgcAGGATATTTACTGGACAAG GTCATGAGTTTGAATCATACAGAGTGACACCTAATGTTTCACAACAGGCTTTTGCGGCTGATGATCCTTATGACTATGTCTACAAGAATCTACCAATTACCAACTAA
- the LOC125514982 gene encoding F-box/LRR-repeat protein At3g03360-like, with protein MEKEAAGEARESHGYARKRARSGGGGGGGSEDFITRLPDDILGITISLLPTKDGGRTPILSRQWRHLWRSAPLNLEVSTRPPGAAGPVPTPSRVPPSAVSQIISQHQGPARRFSFHCRGADDLCAQAESWLHSRALANLEELDIAHASPRLLASVFRSASTTILAAKINGCDFPGEIVPAMNFPNLKKLTLFHTSISEDVLHALLSGCHALESLYMAEVSAAGRLRVSSPTLKTIIFSHSSSEMVEILGPFIAAVSNILLFQGISPVSSANSMRTVKVLALRSSADKLHAVLNILRWFPCLERLHVTFGKHHDMDQQNEPQHDPLHPIECLEAHLKKVVFKPFEGYGKQVEFARFFVLNAKVLDKIEFEAYNHYGIEMVGYEHKLLQVENRASRHARFVFKTISY; from the exons ATGGAGAAGGAGGCCGCGGGGGAGGCGCGCGAATCCCATGGGTACGCCCGGAAGCGGGCacggagcggcggcggcggcggcggtggcagcgAGGATTTCATCACCAGACTCCCCGACGACATCCTCGGCATCACCATCTCCCTCCTCCCCACCAAGGACGGTGGCCGCACGCCCATCCTCTCCCGCCAATGGCGCCACCTCTGGCGCTCCGCGCCTCTCAACCTCGAGGTCAGCACCCGACCCCCCGGCGCCGCCGGCCCCGTCCCCACTCCCTCCCGCGTCCCACCCTCCGCTGTCTCCCAGATAATCTCCCAGCACCAGGGCCCCGCGCGCCGGTTCTCCTTCCACTGCCGCGGCGCCGACGACCTCTGCGCCCAGGCGGAGAGCTGGCTTCACTCCCGGGCCCTCGCCAACCTCGAGGAGCTCGACATCGCTCACGCCAGCCCCCGGCTGCTGGCATCAGTGTTCCGCTCCGCATCCACCACCATCCTGGCTGCCAAGATCAACGGTTGTGATTTCCCCGGCGAGATTGTGCCGGCCATGAATTTCCCCAATCTCAAGAAGCTCACCCTGTTTCACACTTCCATCTCGGAGGACGTCTTGCACGCGCTGCTCTCCGGCTGCCATGCCTTGGAGAGCTTATACATGGCCGAAGTTTCTGCTGCTGGTCGCCTCCGTGTTAGCTCGCCGACTCTTAAGACCATTATCTTCAGTCATAGCTCTAGTGAAATGGTGGAGATATTGGGCCCTTTCATAGCCGCCGTCTCCAATATCCTACTCTTCCAG GGAATAAGCCCGGTCAGCTCGGCAAACTCCATGCGCACCGTAAAGGTTTTGGCTCTCAGATCTTCTGCAGATAAGCTGCATGCAGTTCTTAACATTCTCAGGTGGTTTCCCTGTTTGGAGAGGCTCCATGTCACC TTTGGTAAACACCATGATATGGATCAGCAAAATGAGCCTCAGCATGACCCACTACATCCAATCGAATGCCTTGAGGCCCATCTCAAAAAAGTGGTGTTTAAGCCATTCGAGGGCTATGGGAAACAGGTTGAATTTGCCAGGTTCTTTGTATTGAATGCAAAGGTGCTAGACAAAATTGAATTTGAAGCGTATAATCACTACGGCATTGAAATGGTGGGTTATGAGCACAAGCTGCTACAAGTGGAAAACAGAGCCTCTCGACACGCTCGGTTTGTATTCAAGACTATTTCATACTGA